A window from Salvia miltiorrhiza cultivar Shanhuang (shh) chromosome 2, IMPLAD_Smil_shh, whole genome shotgun sequence encodes these proteins:
- the LOC131008386 gene encoding uncharacterized protein LOC131008386 — protein sequence MGIMHAASPFDKWGIDIVGKLPMAPGGMCHLIVVVDYFSKWAEVEAVSKIEDLTIERFIWRNICCRYEAPFTLVYGSNAIVPVEARSTSHRIQTYSEKQNKELRKIELDMIDIEHELAQIRSAKYKSIVKAVHDKKVNLEKFERGDFVLKRAYVLKAVGKFEPNWEGPYIVSEVLKGGAYKLVDETGLPLPRPWNVNMLKRFFV from the coding sequence ATGGGAATCATGCACGCTGCGAGCCCATTCGACAAGTGGGGAATTGATATTGTGGGAAAGTTGCCCATGGCTCCGGGAGGCATGTGCCACTTGATAGTGGTAGTGGATTATTTTTCCAAGTGGGCCGAAGTAGAGGCCGTTAGTAAAATCGAGGATTTGACGATAGAGCGGTTCATCTGGAGGAACATATGTTGTCGATATGAGGCACCATTCACACTGGTCTATGGCTCTAACGCCATCGTTCCAGTTGAAGCCCGATCAACCTCCCACCGAATCCAAACCTACTCTGAGAAGCAAAACAAGGAATTAAGAAAGATAGAATTGGACATGATCGACATAGAGCACGAGCTGGCACAAATCAGATCTGCAAAGTACAAAAGCATTGTCAAGGCCGTACATGACAAAAAAGTGAATCTCGAGAAGTTCGAAAGAGGAGATTTTGTACTAAAAAGAGCATACGTGCTAAAGGCTGTTGGAAAATTCGAACCTAATTGGGAGGGTCCATACATAGTCTCCGAAGTACTTAAAGGAGGAGCCTACAAGCTGGTGGATGAGACAGGGTTGCCCTTGCCGCGTCCATGGAATGTCAACATGCTCAAGAGATTCTTTGTTTAA